The following coding sequences lie in one Moritella sp. F3 genomic window:
- the hinT gene encoding purine nucleoside phosphoramidase → MAEETIFRKIINKEIPADILYQDELVTAFRDISPKASTHVLIIPNKLIPTSNDVCEEDELALGRLFTVARKIAEQEGIAENGYRLIVNCNKHGGQEVYHLHMHLVGGEQLGAMVTVK, encoded by the coding sequence ATGGCAGAAGAAACGATTTTTCGTAAGATCATTAATAAAGAGATCCCCGCTGATATCCTTTATCAAGATGAGTTAGTGACCGCATTTCGTGATATTAGCCCAAAAGCATCAACGCATGTATTAATTATCCCTAATAAACTGATCCCGACGAGCAATGACGTATGCGAAGAAGATGAGTTAGCGCTAGGGCGTTTATTCACAGTTGCACGTAAAATTGCAGAGCAAGAGGGTATCGCTGAAAATGGTTACCGTCTTATCGTTAACTGCAACAAACACGGCGGGCAAGAAGTTTACCATTTACACATGCACTTGGTCGGTGGCGAGCAACTTGGCGCGATGGTTACGGTAAAATAG
- a CDS encoding ABC transporter ATP-binding protein has translation MSRRDNALLTLSEVNYQQRLHDINISIEQAGCLFLLGPNGSGKSTLLAILAGHAQACQGDYLIAGRSVTEYPTAELALQRAWLPQASPPPFAIPVYQFIALGLHPLGINLEDEQACLVINQLLLRLDIAKLVTRNCDQLSGGEWQRVLIARTLVQVSPILNKQSILCLLDEPLTGLDLKHQIEVLQILTELAEQGITVIASIHDLNLALNHASEVLLLKTGRVVGQGDANQVLTVDTIKQVYDVETELLAVNGRQFIVSAALPTSV, from the coding sequence ATGAGTAGACGCGATAACGCTTTATTGACACTTTCTGAGGTTAATTATCAGCAGCGCTTGCACGATATCAATATTTCGATTGAACAAGCGGGCTGTTTGTTTTTACTGGGACCAAATGGCAGTGGTAAAAGTACTTTGTTAGCTATTCTTGCTGGTCATGCGCAAGCTTGCCAAGGTGACTACTTGATTGCAGGGCGTAGTGTGACTGAATATCCAACCGCAGAGTTGGCATTGCAACGTGCATGGCTACCACAAGCATCGCCGCCGCCTTTTGCTATTCCGGTATATCAATTCATTGCGCTAGGTTTACATCCCTTAGGTATCAACTTAGAAGATGAACAAGCATGCCTAGTTATTAATCAACTGTTATTACGCTTGGATATAGCGAAATTAGTGACGCGTAATTGTGACCAGCTATCTGGTGGTGAATGGCAGCGGGTATTGATTGCACGGACCTTGGTACAGGTGTCCCCGATATTAAATAAACAATCAATTTTGTGCTTGTTAGATGAACCGCTCACAGGACTAGATTTAAAGCATCAAATTGAAGTGCTACAAATATTAACAGAGCTTGCCGAGCAAGGCATTACGGTGATCGCTTCTATTCATGATCTTAATCTTGCGCTTAATCATGCATCTGAAGTGTTGTTATTAAAGACGGGACGTGTGGTTGGCCAAGGTGACGCAAATCAAGTATTAACGGTTGACACAATCAAACAAGTCTATGATGTTGAGACAGAATTGTTGGCTGTGAATGGACGTCAATTCATTGTATCAGCGGCGCTACCTACATCAGTTTAG
- a CDS encoding DUF2750 domain-containing protein → MTFKIHDKQTAEAVEKSPEARFNYFIFRAVKSEEVWTLADENGFVVSEVEGERSIPVWPHAEFASEWIQGDWAACQPLKIEMAAWRNNWLPGLAADGVVISVFPKAGQEVVVVDSEELIASFKDEYDAQK, encoded by the coding sequence ATGACATTTAAAATCCATGACAAGCAAACTGCTGAAGCAGTTGAAAAATCACCTGAAGCGCGTTTTAATTATTTCATCTTTCGCGCAGTTAAGTCTGAAGAAGTATGGACATTAGCGGACGAAAACGGTTTTGTTGTTAGCGAAGTGGAAGGCGAAAGAAGTATTCCAGTTTGGCCACATGCTGAATTTGCAAGTGAGTGGATCCAAGGCGATTGGGCTGCGTGCCAACCGCTTAAAATCGAAATGGCTGCTTGGCGTAACAACTGGTTACCAGGTCTTGCTGCAGATGGTGTTGTTATCTCAGTATTTCCTAAAGCTGGCCAAGAAGTAGTTGTTGTTGATAGTGAAGAGCTTATCGCTTCATTTAAAGATGAATACGACGCGCAAAAATAG
- a CDS encoding phosphotransferase translates to MIKNTPEFITEFCPEEFSLTPVLGGLSNYNYRLEFQRDGVDYCYFVRQLSAAYSTMDNNVAHEFSAQAQAASIDLAPKIIVEHKQGMICDWIAGQHWGPSAQCRDENIEKVAQLVATLHQQPLPNHHLDMTERLQHYYQTVDGEFKTEQLEQQLAFVINLIQQHLPRNRLVFCHHDMNPLNFIEGAQTKLYLLDWEFAAAGHGDFDIATLFQTFAWQAEQQALFLKYYNQYYNKHHPTEQFLTQIPTQVTPAQIDRMAVVVEMMTLLWCIVMYQQDKETTYLTLWQQSERAIADKISRLISENLAN, encoded by the coding sequence ATGATTAAAAATACTCCTGAATTTATTACTGAATTTTGCCCGGAAGAATTTTCTTTAACGCCAGTGTTAGGTGGTCTAAGTAATTATAATTATCGGCTGGAATTTCAGCGTGATGGCGTGGATTATTGTTATTTTGTACGGCAGTTATCAGCGGCATACAGTACGATGGATAACAATGTTGCACACGAATTTTCCGCACAAGCGCAGGCGGCGAGCATCGATTTAGCGCCGAAAATAATTGTCGAGCATAAGCAGGGCATGATTTGTGATTGGATAGCAGGTCAACATTGGGGGCCTAGTGCGCAATGCAGAGATGAAAATATTGAAAAAGTAGCGCAATTAGTCGCTACGCTTCATCAACAGCCCCTGCCTAATCATCATCTGGATATGACAGAACGTTTGCAGCACTATTATCAAACTGTCGATGGTGAATTTAAAACGGAGCAGTTAGAGCAGCAGTTGGCATTTGTGATTAATTTGATCCAACAGCATTTACCTCGCAATAGATTGGTTTTTTGTCACCATGATATGAACCCATTGAATTTTATTGAAGGTGCGCAGACTAAGTTATATTTGTTGGACTGGGAGTTTGCAGCTGCGGGACATGGTGATTTTGACATCGCCACTTTATTTCAGACTTTTGCGTGGCAAGCTGAGCAGCAAGCGCTGTTTTTAAAATATTACAATCAATATTACAACAAGCATCACCCCACAGAACAATTTCTGACACAAATCCCGACGCAAGTCACGCCTGCACAGATAGATAGGATGGCGGTTGTCGTGGAGATGATGACACTGTTGTGGTGCATTGTGATGTACCAACAAGATAAAGAGACGACTTATTTAACGTTATGGCAGCAATCTGAACGTGCTATCGCAGATAAGATTAGTCGATTAATAAGTGAAAATTTAGCCAATTAA
- a CDS encoding 6-carboxytetrahydropterin synthase translates to MKLFVKDLTVIDSSVLDYSRGIIGQSWLVDIVLHGDLNEQSMILDFGIVKKLIKSTVDELVDHKLIIPAHAKFCDVMSDGAFTYVDAWREHSESIHLACPDQAFALIPTEQITLASLETYLTEQLMLRLPNNVKKLDVKLREEKIDGAEYCYSHGLRKHLGNCQRIAHGHRSTIEILRNDERDSALELSWAERWKDIYLAEHCDMVSASELSLSRTGMAALTPEHYCFKYQAPQGEFQLAIGKSIVEIMPTETTVENIAQYIADTLAKDCSDTLTVFAYEGVGKGAIASA, encoded by the coding sequence ATGAAATTATTCGTCAAAGATCTTACTGTTATTGATTCTTCAGTATTGGATTATTCACGTGGCATTATTGGCCAGAGTTGGTTAGTGGATATCGTTCTGCATGGTGACTTAAATGAACAAAGCATGATCCTTGATTTTGGTATTGTGAAAAAACTGATTAAGTCGACAGTGGATGAATTAGTCGATCATAAGTTGATTATCCCTGCACATGCAAAATTTTGTGATGTGATGAGTGACGGTGCTTTTACTTATGTTGATGCTTGGCGTGAACACAGTGAATCAATTCACCTAGCTTGCCCTGATCAAGCATTTGCATTGATCCCAACAGAGCAAATTACCCTGGCTAGTTTAGAGACATATTTGACTGAGCAACTAATGCTGCGTCTACCAAACAATGTTAAAAAACTAGACGTGAAATTACGTGAAGAAAAAATTGATGGGGCAGAATATTGCTACAGTCATGGCTTACGTAAACACCTAGGTAATTGCCAGCGTATTGCTCACGGTCATCGTTCAACGATCGAGATATTACGTAACGACGAGCGTGATAGCGCACTTGAACTAAGCTGGGCTGAGCGTTGGAAAGATATCTATCTTGCTGAGCATTGCGATATGGTGTCGGCTTCAGAACTTTCATTATCTCGTACTGGTATGGCGGCATTAACACCTGAGCATTATTGCTTCAAGTATCAAGCTCCGCAAGGTGAGTTCCAGCTTGCGATCGGTAAGTCAATTGTCGAAATCATGCCGACCGAAACCACGGTTGAGAATATTGCCCAGTATATTGCTGATACATTAGCAAAAGACTGCTCTGACACTTTGACTGTATTTGCTTACGAAGGTGTTGGTAAAGGTGCTATTGCTTCTGCTTAA
- a CDS encoding penicillin-binding protein activator LpoB, with amino-acid sequence MKWVLILSYLLSALFITACTGPLQHQSQQKMLTMQLETIEEHPLTTQVRALNGLLLQQPFFVQEAFKHNERLYIRYPDSVASLPITHQELQRASAETLAKPGWFDIQVLTEQSQESIVKTVVLSYSLAIRISAVDDTINDTANNPLKTHTLTLELINNRFNTVEAQVSREISL; translated from the coding sequence ATGAAATGGGTCCTCATACTATCGTATCTGCTTAGTGCATTATTCATAACCGCCTGCACAGGCCCTTTACAGCATCAATCGCAGCAAAAAATGCTGACAATGCAGCTTGAGACGATCGAAGAACACCCCTTAACTACCCAAGTGCGCGCGTTAAATGGACTACTGCTACAACAACCTTTTTTTGTGCAGGAGGCTTTTAAACATAACGAGCGTTTATACATTCGCTATCCGGATAGTGTCGCATCGCTGCCGATCACCCATCAAGAATTACAACGTGCGAGTGCTGAAACGCTGGCTAAACCCGGTTGGTTTGATATTCAGGTTTTAACTGAGCAATCTCAAGAGTCGATAGTTAAAACGGTAGTATTGAGTTATTCACTTGCCATTCGTATCTCGGCAGTGGATGACACGATAAATGATACTGCAAATAACCCGCTTAAGACACATACGCTAACACTGGAACTGATCAATAATCGTTTCAATACGGTTGAAGCACAGGTCAGTCGCGAGATCTCATTATGA
- a CDS encoding 1-aminocyclopropane-1-carboxylate deaminase/D-cysteine desulfhydrase, translating to MQLHNTPVDEVEFLGHQVYVKRDDLLDVAFTGNKARKFYHFLQQDLSQVDILVGHGSAQANSLYSLAVLAQLKQCQLHYYVDHLPQYLVDNPQGNYRAALEYGAQIIVADAESTVIEHIEQQVLPGLIKQGLRAVFIPEGGRCQYAETGLKMLADEIITWAKSKSYADIRVVLPAGTGTTALFLQKHLPFEVQACACVGGDSYLKQQFLGLCENESLHPTIMTADKKYHFGKLYLPFYHIWAQLKKTTDIEFDLLYDPLAWLCLQREFILANEHSAAGLESSDNRPILYIHQGGLQGNETMLPRYLRKLSFVK from the coding sequence GTGCAACTACATAATACACCAGTCGATGAAGTCGAGTTCTTGGGGCATCAAGTTTACGTTAAACGTGATGACTTATTGGATGTGGCTTTTACAGGTAATAAAGCCAGAAAATTTTATCATTTCTTACAGCAAGATTTATCCCAAGTCGATATTCTTGTCGGTCATGGTTCTGCTCAAGCTAACTCTTTGTATTCTTTAGCTGTGTTAGCTCAGCTAAAGCAATGCCAATTACATTATTATGTTGATCATCTGCCGCAGTACCTTGTTGATAATCCACAAGGTAATTACCGCGCTGCGTTAGAGTATGGCGCGCAAATTATTGTTGCTGATGCTGAATCGACAGTGATAGAGCATATAGAGCAGCAAGTATTACCAGGGTTAATTAAGCAAGGTCTACGCGCGGTGTTTATTCCTGAAGGTGGCCGCTGTCAGTATGCTGAAACAGGGTTGAAAATGCTTGCAGATGAAATTATCACCTGGGCGAAATCAAAATCATACGCGGATATTCGCGTCGTATTACCTGCAGGGACAGGCACTACGGCTTTGTTTTTGCAAAAGCATTTACCCTTCGAAGTTCAAGCATGTGCGTGCGTGGGTGGCGATAGTTATTTAAAGCAGCAATTCTTGGGGTTGTGCGAGAATGAATCTTTACATCCGACGATTATGACGGCCGATAAAAAGTATCATTTCGGTAAGCTTTACCTGCCGTTTTATCATATTTGGGCACAGCTAAAAAAAACCACTGACATTGAATTTGATCTACTCTACGACCCACTAGCCTGGTTATGTTTACAGCGTGAGTTTATCCTCGCTAATGAGCATTCTGCTGCAGGGCTTGAAAGTAGCGATAATCGCCCCATTCTTTATATACACCAAGGTGGATTACAGGGTAATGAAACCATGTTACCGCGTTATTTACGTAAACTGTCATTTGTAAAATAA